Proteins from one Plasmodium gaboni strain SY75 chromosome 4, whole genome shotgun sequence genomic window:
- a CDS encoding armadillo-domain containing rhoptry protein gives MGNNCCAGRDLLYKNKLQEFGIEGSKTIRKLLSFTSNDILRFDKAYDENDVQEFVNLCSSTCEIEKLEDRMHPWAADPKTIGALSATQLAILASKESEPHYKDAIREANGIAVFINLLKSHELDRVHAAVVALSFLSVDNVKNCICMFESGALPYLISGMKSNIDGMKAACAQTCRNIFVLDKKYKKEFLKLGGITQLVNLLELPSNYDDSQPLYTQLEAIYHLEDFILNDGDEIPEFLEAVKNSNSIKNLKTLQQCPEQDLAEASNVLLLRLTD, from the exons ATGGGAAATAATTGCTGTGCAGGAAGAGAt ttactttataaaaataaactaCAAGAGTTTGGTATAGAAGGATCCAAGACAATAAGAAAGTTGTTATCCTTCACAA GTAATGATATTCTCAGATTTGATAAAGcatatgatgaaaatgatgTTCAAGAGTTTGTAAACTTATGTTCTTCAACTTGCGAA ATAGAAAAGTTAGAAGATAGAATGCATCCTTGGGCTGCTGACCCTAAAACAATTGGTGCATTATCAGCAACTCAATTGGCAATTTTAGCTAGCAAAGAAA GCGAGCCACATTATAAAGATGCAATACGTGAGGCAAATGGAATAGCCGTTTTTATAAACTTATTAAAATCACAC GAATTAGATAGAGTACATGCTGCTGTTGTTGctttatcatttttatccGTTGACA ATGTTAAAAATTGTATTTGCATGTTTGAATCTGGTGCTTTACCATATTTAATCAGTGGAATGAAATCAAATATAGATGGAATGAAAGCTGCTTGTGCTCAAACTTGTcgaaatatttttgttttag ataaaaaatataagaagGAATTTTTAAAACTAGGAGGAATCACTCAATTAGTGAATTTACTAGAATT ACCATCAAATTATGATGATAGTCAACCATTATATACACAATTAGAAGCTATTTATCACTTGGAAGATTTCATACTG AATGATGGAGATGAAATCCCAGAATTTTTGGAAGCAGTTAAAAACTCCAATTCGATAAAAAACTTAAAAACCCTACAACAG TGCCCTGAGCAAGACTTAGCAGAAGCCTCCAATGTTCTCTTATTGAGACTAACGGATTAA
- a CDS encoding hypothetical protein (conserved Plasmodium protein, unknown function), with product MYKYENLFFLLFRKKYGFNKLRKKYFHSPNDYYNNLNDIKKEKGIFEKLVCIGNYNVENFCLDRELYEKYRECIKNDYEKIRKKLKEKKENNEYNLYSKDIEHNEINNCNNNINIYESYLYDMIQNNDYKDILISDVIYENGKNILCIGEANLSFSLLLQKNLNSCKVVSTSMEDESMLIKKFGKKYFSKNLKLLENSGGIYIPNINVENLSNHFLKNTFDIIIFNFPFVLPTKECIEKKWNIKLEREEICTDHLKKNKTNNNNNDNNDNNENNDNNENNDNNNNNNNNNNNNNNNNNNNNNNNNNDNVYIKYYKKTEYFLLNKLIYHLFKCASHLLKNKGFLHIRLNDKYLTCSFPKNMSLSFLEKIDFSNSYIIYKSLKYTPSLFDCTFLNCEDKKNKKKTKNNVIFTSSGKKIFKSFKMKHTSTLIFQKI from the coding sequence atgtataaatatgaaaatcttttttttttattgtttcgtaaaaaatatggatttaataaattgagaaaaaaatatttccATTCACCaaatgattattataacaacTTGAATGacataaaaaaagaaaaaggCATATTTGAAAAGCTAGTATGTATAGGAAATTATAATGTAGAAAATTTTTGTTTGGATAGAGAATTATATGAGAAATATAGAgaatgtataaaaaatgattatgAGAAAATACGaaagaaattaaaagaaaaaaaagagaataATGAATACAATTTATATAGTAAAGATATAGAACATaatgaaattaataattgtaataataatatcaatatatatgaatCCTATCTATATGATATGatacaaaataatgattataaaGATATACTTATAAGTGATGTGATATATgaaaatggaaaaaatattttatgtatagGAGAAGCAAATTTATCTTTTagtttattattacaaaaaaatttgaaCTCATGTAAAGTTGTTTCAACATCTATGGAAGATGAATCaatgttaataaaaaaatttgggaaaaaatatttttcaaaaaatttaaaattattagaAAATTCGGgtggtatatatatacctaATATAAATGTAGAAAATTTATCGAAccattttttaaaaaatacatttgatattataatatttaatttcCCTTTTGTATTACCTACAAAGGAATgtatagaaaaaaaatggaatatAAAATTAGAAAGGGAAGAAATATGTACTgatcatttaaaaaaaaataaaacaaacaacaacaataatgACAACAATGAcaataatgaaaataatgacaataatgaaaataatgacaataataataacaacaataacaataataacaataataacaataataacaataataacaataataataacaataatgacaatgtttatataaaatattataaaaaaacagaatattttctattaaataaattaatttatcatttatttaaatgtgCATCccatttattaaaaaataaaggatTTTTACATATACGATTAAACGATAAATATTTAACTTGCTCATTTCCAAAAAATATGTCCTTATCCTTTCTAGAAAAAATCGATTTCTCTAATTcttatattatctataaATCGTTGAAATATACACCATCGCTTTTTGATTGCACATTCTTAAATTGTGAAGAtaagaaaaacaaaaaaaaaaccaaAAATAATGTTATCTTTACATCTAgtggaaaaaaaatattcaagAGTTTTAAAATGAAGCACACATCAAcattaatttttcaaaaaatttaa
- a CDS encoding hypothetical protein (conserved Plasmodium protein, unknown function): MKNVLFNGPVIPEIDAGYNVQVNGISVNFLKDPFCFRNAVIENEHYKNKLLYKHFNDNNVNKNITNNIKRKNIDELDKGFNEYIKDRVNNTHIYIKKKNEPDYNLNDIKSPIYKERIKYTPQIIEVIRTNYNVPQNEKVKINKENLIYMNNIEYKKAN, encoded by the coding sequence ATGAAAAATGTTCTCTTTAATGGTCCAGTGATCCCAGAAATTGACGCTGGGTATAACGTTCAGGTGAATGGTATTAGTGTTAACTTTCTGAAGGATCCATTTTGCTTCAGAAATGCTGTGATAGAAAATGAACactataaaaataaattattatataaacattttaatgataataatgtaaataaaaatataaccaataatataaaaaggaaaaatatagatGAATTAGACAAAGGatttaatgaatatataaaagatagAGTGAATAATacacatatttatatcaaaaaaaaaaatgaaccTGATTAcaatttaaatgatataaaaagtCCTATTTATAAGgaaagaataaaatatacacCACAAATTATTGAAGTTATCAGAACAAATTATAATGTACcacaaaatgaaaaagtaaagataaataaagaaaatttaatttatatgaataatatagaatataaaaaagcAAATTAA
- a CDS encoding putative arsenical pump-driving ATPase translates to MSEDESNSVSCSLSLESDGYSDEEYDTNLTNLIENESLNWIFVGGKGGVGKTTTSCSIAVQLSKRRESVLLLSTDPAHNTSDAFNQKFTNQPTLINSFDNLYCMEIDTNYSENTAFKLNKKEMFDNILPELLHSFPGIDEALCFAELMQSIKNMKYSVIVFDTAPTGHTLRLLAFPDLLKKALGYLINIREKLKGTLNVLKNFTNNEMEFESLYEKINHLNAMSSSIQANFQNPLKTTFVCVCIPEFLSVYETERLIQELTKKNISCYNIVVNQVVFPLDSPNINLDNCQNLLSQIQNQQIQSYFNDLILKTKELEDVYISRRKLQSKYLTQIKNLYSNDFHIVCMPQLKNEIRGLTNISSFSEMLLQSKDIPIYKDNI, encoded by the coding sequence ATGAGTGAGGATGAATCAAATTCCGTTTCTTGTTCATTAAGCTTAGAAAGTGATGGTTATAGTGATGAAGAATATGATACGAATTTGACAAATTTAATAGAAAATGAATCTTTAAATTGGATATTTGTAGGAGGCAAAGGAGGTGTAGGAAAAACGACTACATCATGTTCAATAGCTGTTCAGTTATCAAAAAGAAGAGAATctgtattattattatcaacaGATCCAGCACATAATACAAGTGATGCTTTTAATCAGAAATTTACGAATCAGCCAACATTAATAAATTCGTTTgataatttatattgtatGGAAATAGATACAAATTATTCAGAAAATACCGcttttaaattaaataaaaaagaaatgtTTGATAATATACTACCAGAATTATTACATAGTTTTCCAGGTATTGATGAAGCATTATGTTTTGCTGAATTAATGCAatcaataaaaaatatgaaatattcAGTTATAGTTTTTGATACTGCTCCTACGGGACATACTTTAAGACTTTTAGCATTTCCagatttattaaaaaaagcTTTAGgatatttaataaatattagagaaaaattaaaaggAACTTTAAATGTTCTTAAAAATTTTACTAATAATGAAATGGAATTTGAATcattatatgaaaaaattaatcATTTAAATGCTATGTCTAGTAGTATACAAGCTAATTTTCAAAATCCTTTAAAAACAACATTTGTTTGTGTATGTATTCCAGAATTTTTAAGTGTTTATGAAACTGAAAGATTAATACAAGaattaacaaaaaaaaatatttcatgttataatattgttGTTAATCAAGTTGTTTTCCCTCTTGATTCTCcaaatattaatttagACAATTGTCAAAATCTATTATCACAAATACAAAATCAACAAATTCaatcatattttaatgATCTTATTCTTAAAACAAAAGAATTAGAAGATGTATATATCTCAAGAAGAAAATTACAATCAAAATATCTAACACAAATTAAAAATCTATATAGTAATGATTTTCATATTGTATGTATGCCACAActaaaaaatgaaataagAGGACTAACTAATATATCCTCCTTTTCAGAGATGCTCCTACAATCGAAAGATATacctatatataaagataacatctaa